The Gadus macrocephalus chromosome 1, ASM3116895v1 DNA window ccctactgtccacaagcatcccccccctccccatatggatttggagaattgttgccacgtcccagtggtggaggtatcatatatatatgaaagagggcattcaattatagcctactacaatgatcaattaggaggccgaagccctaaaggaagtgatgcaataggtgtctgagtcgacaacatttaagtaagctgtatagggtctcttatatatcaaagggggtctcaaaggacgcatacgcttcaacctgtggctccagcactacaggaaatgactcagcaagtgctccatctcgttgcaactcacccagcggctcgcttacaagattttggcctgaagttcttcccagacctacaccctggccatccaacatgcatatctgagaatcaggcctctctttaataatgacaaaaagttatgagagaaacacacattaactttttgttatcataagcggcgtggtgccggctccttttgacccccgacttcaaaaacgtggccacaggccagctgtgtctacacacctttagccacaaatgtacacctccatcccacaaaaaatggggactagaaactaacctctgtcttatgtacatttactgtactgttggaggtcacgcccctttgccgaccttttcgagatagctagggatgctaaaatgtttacacacatttcccggggccccgtgaacgacatatccgagatttggagttctagcccttagagaaaaaaagttttcccaaatggagtgtcatttggacaaagcccctcagaagtgtagcctgcaagacctaatggttcagaatgtggtggaaaaacagtttttgagataggaaggtcctaccgccctgaaattttaataccttattctatctagggcctaacttggacctccgcgccgaaacttggcccggtcggaccccgagggcaggaagggggggcccttcctgcccgaaacttggcccggtcagaccccgagggcaggcccccccttcctcggggtccgaccgggccaagtttcgaagcggaggtcccagttaggccctagaataaggtattaacaaaatattaataaacaaaaggttaatgtgtgtttctctcatttttgtcattattaaagagaggcctgattctcagatatgcatgttggatggctagggtgtaggtctgggaagaacttcaggccaaaatcttgcaagcgagccgctgggtgagttgcaacgagaacgaaaacgtacactgtcaacgtatgcttttggcgactgggttggctctcagataaacgggtttctaacaagatgatattttagcgtcacagggtttgggaggaaggtgcgggccttctgagagggggttccgggggtttccttccgggcgggagtgttggttgttgtagttttccggtggagctgtgcctgcctgtccgattgtggactccaataaacctgctatcaagcttacttcgctcaataactcgcctgtggttattacaatatctttaaaagttacataaagtaacggtttaataacacaaacgcaggaaacacgtgagctgctagtttagcgaaaaaAGCGTCCcatagcaacctgacgtcgttgaaacatgcgagcgagccgattaaatcttcctaataactataaaactaaagatcagacacaatcactgactgaagattatgaaggtaaaaagtatatttctcgctagaaatgttattagaaacaataTGTAATGTAAGTATAATAAAGTGTATGGGCGTCGTccttatagagtggcgaagtcacgccccttccggtagggctcatgggacctatgagatcgaaaaatatgaatgggtgtcaatggagagaaaataattattttctggtcctggtctttatatgccctggattacacatatgttgtttgtggatttaaaggataatttttcatgcaaagagttcgaccgtttattgtgcaattgttcagataaaggctgtagagaaaacacaacgagaaagactacacggctcgtatgtgacgtcacgctccctgcgactggcgtggagaagaccgacaatcttcccatcggcctaactgaaactctgcacgtgccccgacttataatggttttcacctctttcgatgcttttatcctccccttggaaaaagcggtgaagtggggcagagagatcgccatctctgtgccgagttccaagggcgggtgtgttgacgtatatcatatgcgtcgagagcagcgaagagctgtagttcacaaagcggcctcacataaaacctaaaattatcaaacttcttcacgaacatttttagttctCTTTctttgaaaaattatcatttaaatccacaaacaacatatgtgtaatccagggcatataaagactgggaccagaaaataattattttctctccattgacacccattcatatttttcgatctcataggtcccatgagccctaccggaagaggcgtgacttcgccactctataggccTACCGGGTTGTATCCTTATATCCTTATAACCTACTCATCAAATGAATAGATTTAGCAAAAAATGTGAGTTATTTTTTCCAACCGTTGATTTGAGTTTTGATCTTAAATCATTTATACCTGAATAAAATGGCTAAAACCCTAAATGCACAGAGCAAAAACATATATGTGGCATACCTCCCGCGACCTGTAGAGGCGCTCGtttttgatacgctccagtgggtcgtaatccgtggcagtacaaacgacctatacgGTCGTAAAATTTTGCGGACTTGTTGTATGTTTTCTATCAAATtcgaatatatattttcatgcaaagaatgCAACAATTTAGCGGACGGAAGTTTGGTAaggttaggttttgtgtgagagCGCTTTGTTGACTACAAttctcgctgctctcgacgcgtatgatatacgtcaccaatTGCAAACGGATCCTGCTCGGAACTTGGCTGTGTCTTTGGTGCACTTCACCACCTTTTTTCAAGGAAAGGACAAAAGCCTTTAACATGGCGATAAACACTACAAGTCTGGACATGTTGAGAGTTTTAGCTACGCCAGTAAGGCGATGGTTGGCGGATCGGAATGTGTTATGAGGTGACGTCACAAAGGCGACATGCAGTCTTTCTCGTTAAGTCTTTTACACAGCCATTAGCCGAAGAAtcatacataataataaaaaatataatttagaCCCACACAAAACATATGTGTTATCCAAGGCATTTAATTAcagggaccagaaaataataaattactttACATTGACTCCAATTCTAATTTCCTTAGCCTAGAGGTCCAATGGGGGTCTAgcagaaggggcgtgacttaCAAGCTCTATGCAAATAACAGTAAACACTGCAAAATGTTCAGAGCACAATGTGGAGAGTCAGGTAAGGGAACCCACCCAGTACACATTTGTGGTTAGCTGTATCCAGCGTGTTGTTGTAGTTAACCTATTCAAGTGTGATATGGAGGCCTACAGCTTATTAATAGTCTTCTCTCACTCCTGAAAGTGTtgttatattttaaatgtaatacTTTTTTGAGATGTACTGTGTTCAGTATGAACTTTTAGATTTTTGAAGTAATTTGAATATGTGTGTAGCTAAAATAACTTGTTATAACTATGTCTTCCAGCAGGTTAATATATGATCTGCCACAAATGTGTGGTTTTCAATAGGGTTCTTTATTAGTGCAGAATGGAGATCACCAAAGAGAGCGGAGAAGGAACTAGTTTGCCAGCAGGTAAAAAACTTCCTAGAAATGTGGGCCTCATGCACAGACCAACACTGGCTGACTCAATTTATTATATGTTCATCCTGTTTGACTTTATTCAACATGGGAACAATTCTTCCTACTTTTAAAGAGATAGGATAAGTTAAGTAGGCCATATGTGCTAAGAATGCTGAATTATTATGTTTTgttgggtatatatatatatatattgctggGTTACAATGTTTTGCCTTGATTGTTCACATTGGTGATCACCACAGAGGTGCTGTGTTTAGGGCCCTTTCACAAGCTTAGCTGTGGTTTGGTTTCACAGTACACCAAAGCAAGCACAAgacaaaaaacatttgtttgctGAGGGCCGTGTTAAAGGGAGCTCAGTCATACGTAATCGCAGGAGTGTTTTTTTGGTCAAATATGTTAAGTATTTTAGATCTTTCAAGCTGCAGGGAACTGTGGAAATGCTGTTAGTCCTGCTTTTACATTACCATGCAAGTCAGCAGCGATTGATATTCAAGTATTTTAAATTAAGCAAAATTATCCACATTAGCGAGCCCTTACAATTTTGTGAGGGTTAACTAGAATTTACGTCAGCATGATCAACAtgctagatttttttttttggtgcagTCATAGAAATAAAGTTAGTATGTTCAACATGTTCAAAAAACCTAAGCTAGGTCTGGCACATAATTAGCCATAAGATAGCTAAATATGTATTAGTAGCCTACCTCTCGAAGAGCCATTGACAGCAATTGTTTCAAAAGCAAGCCATGCTTTCGAAACATTTTatcaaaaaaacatgaaactaGTTCTTCATTCTTTCGACTATATTGGCAGCATGAGGTGCACGATGAAATCTGCATTGAAATTGTGTGAAACTAGCCTAAATCAATGGTAGAATGTGCTCAATCCCCCAAATGTTaccttttttgttgtttggATCAGTTTAAATCAAGAAATCAATGAAGATTGATTCCCGATCAATTGTATCATCAATGGCTATAATGTGTATACATTTCTGGGGATGGGGTCTAAATGGTGTATTCCAACAATGATGGTCTGGTTGGTTTACTCTGCGTTCTCTTGGCTAAACTATAGAATGGAGTTCAGTGTCAGAGCCAGCAAGAGCCGCTTGGCTGTTCTCAAAGGAACTTCTGCAAAGAAACAGACATTTAAAGAGCCTGTATTTGAATGTTGATGtcaggaaagagagacagcaaCAGGACAATGCCTTGATCACATTCTACAAGAGACCTTGCATTCAGTGGGCATCACCTTTCATTTGCGAACTCAAAGgttagtgtgcgtgcgtgtgaatgttTGGTATATATGTATACGCACGTAACGACCTATTGCATGAAAGACTTAAAAACATATGTAATAATATTTATTGCTGAGTGTGAAGTACTACTCACAATCCCTTTAATTCAGATATCAGATGACTAAAACCTGTGGGTTGGGCATTGTGCTTGTGACTGCGTACCAAATGATATGTTGAAACTTGTGCTGCTGATAGGTGACTGCGTGACTGGACCTAGTGTTTGCCGCCACCTGTTCTCAACAGCGATTTTCAAACTAAGAAGTGGATTGCATTTCAATTTAGGTAGGAACTTTATTTGTTCTGATTGTTTTTCCTATATTTTGGGTTACATCCCAATAGTTACTTATTTTTTAAAACTATGGTTTTTCAACCGACTCAAACGCACAACTGGTCGATGATAATGAACAACTTATTATGGAGTAGATAAACGTTACATTCCATGTGTTTTGTGAGCATATCATTATTATATCAgattatatttatagatatttagTTTTAATGATGGCGGTCTACAGAAGATGCAGTCCTCACTAAGGTGTTTGAAGGGGAGTCGGACCACCTGGTTCCTTCCACCTCTGAAGCGCTGGTCAGCAGTGAGGCGTTCACCGTCGCAGGCCGGATGGTCGGACACTCCTTCCTGCACGGTGGGCCCAGCCTCCCAGGCATCAGTCCCGCTGTGCTGCATGTCCTCTTTGGGGGTTCACCAGAGAGCGCCCCTGTAACACTGGAGGACTGTCCAGATATGGACATCCGCGACAGCATAACCCTGGTGAGTCAAAGTCTAAAAACGGCTTTCCAGAagtaatacatttttaaaataccAATAGAAACCGATAGAGGAAAATTGGATGAAAAGGTTAATACGAAAATACGGAAAAAATTGTACATACCAGAAAATTAAATAGATGAAATTCCATCAGAAGCAGTAGGGTATTCAAGGACAGTTTTAAGCAATCAAGACTGAAAGCAAACAAACGGCCTACCAAAGTGCGGTCAGCCAGTCAAGTTAGAAAATAAAACTGATCCGTCCAGCGTAGCTTCAGAAGTCTGCTTATTAAGATGAGTTTGAAAATACAAAACGGACACAGAGCGGGCAACTCCTGGTTGTTGTCCACATACCAATAACAATTATCAGTTATTGATAAGGACAC harbors:
- the LOC132463874 gene encoding G2/M phase-specific E3 ubiquitin-protein ligase-like isoform X5, with product MEITKESGEGTSLPAEWSSVSEPARAAWLFSKELLQRNRHLKSLYLNVDVRKERQQQDNALITFYKRPCIQWASPFICELKGDCVTGPSVCRHLFSTAIFKLRSGLHFNLEDAVLTKVFEGESDHLVPSTSEALVSSEAFTVAGRMVGHSFLHGGPSLPGISPAVLHVLFGGSPESAPVTLEDCPDMDIRDSITLLDSNDKAEFCDSISSLCMSWNLPAPNVAGRNCLSKQLLQHAVLGRTMAQISCFRRGLEETGVWPLLTQRPDVVPLLFPRESEAQITSHVRLTNYQVMIAHGYRGTNDPLLSN
- the LOC132463874 gene encoding uncharacterized protein LOC132463874 isoform X3 — translated: MEITKESGEGTSLPAEWSSVSEPARAAWLFSKELLQRNRHLKSLYLNVDVRKERQQQDNALITFYKRPCIQWASPFICELKGDCVTGPSVCRHLFSTAIFKLRSGLHFNLEDAVLTKVFEGESDHLVPSTSEALVSSEAFTVAGRMVGHSFLHGGPSLPGISPAVLHVLFGGSPESAPVTLEDCPDMDIRDSITLVLGRTMAQISCFRRGLEETGVWPLLTQRPDVVPLLFPRESEAQITSHMLLDHIVWPSAITVIYENYMELKDDEDEEEDKGDICRISGYLRMFIENASSAERKSLLKFWTGWEMPAEKMKVEILNAALPSSIACFEKLRLPRHYVKFNTFRDELQACLSTVHSSFEFS
- the LOC132463874 gene encoding uncharacterized protein LOC132463874 isoform X2, encoding MEITKESGEGTSLPAEWSSVSEPARAAWLFSKELLQRNRHLKSLYLNVDVRKERQQQDNALITFYKRPCIQWASPFICELKGDCVTGPSVCRHLFSTAIFKLRSGLHFNLEDAVLTKVFEGESDHLVPSTSEALVSSEAFTVAGRMVGHSFLHGGPSLPGISPAVLHVLFGGSPESAPVTLEDCPDMDIRDSITLLDSNDKAEFCDSISSLCMSWNLPAPNVAGRNCLSKQLLQHAVLGRTMAQISCFRRGLEETGVWPLLTQRPDVVPLLFPRESEAQITSHMLLDHIVWPSAITVIYENYMELKDDEDEEEDKGDICRISGYLRMFIENASSAERKSLLKFWTGWEMPAEKMKSAHDRPYGMSSQA